The following coding sequences are from one Musa acuminata AAA Group cultivar baxijiao chromosome BXJ2-4, Cavendish_Baxijiao_AAA, whole genome shotgun sequence window:
- the LOC135608745 gene encoding auxin-responsive protein SAUR36-like, with amino-acid sequence MVSPRKLIKMVGEAKISLLSGGDDGGGSSRRTSVARKGHFAAYTRDGRRFLIPIAYLNSSVFKELLRKSEEEFGLPVGDSRITLPCDAAYMEHVVASLRDASLKRWNKPCAAPLLPTGAASCSIDMTRKKRALLRHG; translated from the coding sequence ATGGTTAGCCCGAGGAAGCTCATCAAGATGGTGGGTGAGGCAAAGATCTCATTGctcagtggtggagatgacggtggtggCAGCTCTCGGAGGACATCGGTGGCTCGAAAGGGCCACTTCGCCGCGTACACGAGGGACGGGCGGCGTTTCCTGATCCCGATAGCTTATCTCAACAGTAGCGTCTTCAAGGAGCTGCTCCGGAAGTCGGAGGAGGAGTTCGGGCTGCCGGTCGGCGACAGCCGCATCACGCTGCCGTGCGACGCGGCGTACATGGAGCACGTCGTGGCGTCGCTCAGAGACGCATCCCTCAAGAGGTGGAACAAGCCTTGTGCGGCTCCCTTACTCCCCACCGGTGCCGCTTCTTGCTCGATCGACATGACTCGGAAGAAGCGTGCACTGCTTCGCCATGGCTGA
- the LOC103993185 gene encoding probable alpha-amylase 2: MSYNRTVVDETRQGNECSNGGPLQNGREILFQAFNWESHEHDWWHNLEMRVDDIARSGFTSAWLPPATNSLSKEGYLPQNLYCLDSAYGSHDGLINLIQEMHQHRVRTMADIVINHRVGTTRGHGGAYNRFDGIPMSWDERAVTSNSGGLGSPSYGENFDGVPNIDHSQAFVREDIIGWLKWLRETIGFQDFRFDFAKGYDPKFVKEYVEESKPVFSVGEYWDSCNYVAPDSRLDYNQDSHRRRIIDWIEKTGHVSAAFDFTTKGILQEAVKGQLWRLRDPQGKPPGVIGWWSSRAVTFIENHDTGSTQGHWPFPSDHVMEGYVYILTHPGIPTVFYDHFYDWDNAYHNQIVRLMNIRCCQDIHSRSKIEILEARSDLYAARIDNKVCMKIGDGSWCPSGQEWTLAASGNRYAVWHK; encoded by the exons ATGAGTTACAATCGCACG GTGGTTGATGAGACACGTCAGGGAAACGAATGTTCCAACG GTGGACCATTACAAAATGGAAGAGAGATCCTCTTTCAG GCTTTCAATTGGGAGTCACACGAACATGATTGGTGGCATAATTTAGAGATGAGAGTTGATGATATTGCTAGATCCGGCTTCACGTCAGCTTGGCTGCCTCCAGCAACCAATTCATTATCTAAAGAAG GGTATCTGCCACAAAACTTGTATTGCCTTGACTCTGCATATGGTTCCCACGATGGAttaataaatttaattcaagAAATGCATCAACACAGAGTCAGAACAATGGCTGATATAGTTATTAACCATCGAGTTGGAACTACCCGTGGACATGGGGGAGCATACAACCGCTTTGATGGAATTCCCATGTCCTGGGATGAACGTGCTGTCACATCAAACTCTGGTGGCCTG GGTTCTCCAAGCTATGGTGAAAACTTTGATGGAGTTCCCAACATTGATCATAGCCAAGCTTTTGTACGAGAAGACATAATTGGTTGGTTAAAGTGGCTTCGCGAAACAATTGGTTTCCAAGATTTTCGTTTTGATTTTGCAAAAGG ATATGACCCAAAATTTGTAAAAGAATATGTTGAAGAGTCGAAGCCTGTATTTTCTGTGGGAGAATATTGGGATAGCTGTAATTATGTAGCCCCTGATTCTCGCTTGGACTACAATCAAG ACAGTCACAGACGGAGGATTATTGACTGGATTGAAAAAACCGGACATGTCTCTGCAGCATTTGATTTCACGACAAAGGGCATCCTACAG GAAGCAGTTAAGGGACAACTATGGCGATTGCGCGATCCTCAAGGGAAGCCACCTGGTGTGATTGGGTGGTGGTCTTCACGAGCAGTCACATTTATTGAGAATCATGACACTGGCTCAACTCAG GGTCATTGGCCCTTCCCATCTGATCATGTTATGGAG GGATATGTTTATATACTCACTCATCCAGGAATACCAACAGTATTCTATGACCACTTCTATGATTGGGATAACGCTTATCACAATCAAATCGTGAGATTG ATGAACATTCGTTGTTGTCAAGATATTCATAGTCGTTCCAAGATTGAGATTTTGGAGGCTCGCTCCGACCTCTATGCTGCAAGAATCGACAACAAAGTCTGCATGAAAATTGGTGATGGGTCATGGTGTCCGAGTGGTCAGGAATGGACACTTGCTGCTAGTGGAAATAGATACGCAGTCTGGCACAAGTAG